Proteins from a genomic interval of Drosophila melanogaster chromosome 2R:
- the CG10465 gene encoding uncharacterized protein, with amino-acid sequence MSESMSGDHKILLKGHSSQYLKLNVGGHLYYTTIGTLTKNNDTMLSAMFSGRMEVLTDSEGWILIDRCGNHFGIILNYLRDGTVPLPETNKEIAELLAEAKYYCITELAISCERALYAHQEPKPICRIPLITSQKEEQLLLSVSLKPAVILVVQRQNNKYSYTSTSDDNLLKNIELFDKLSLRFNERILFIKDVIGPSEICCWSFYGHGKKVAEVCCTSIVYATDRKHTKVEFPEARIYEETLQVLLYENRNAPDQELMQATSSARVGSASGTSINQYTSDEEEERTGLARLRSNKRNNPS; translated from the exons ATGTCGGAATCAATGTCAGGTGATCacaaaattttattaaaaggACATTCCTCCcaatatttaaaacttaatgttggTGGTCATTTATATTATACCACAATTGGAACACTGACGAAAAACAATGACACAATGCTGAGCGCAATGTTTAGTGGTAGAATGGAAGTGCTGACTGATTCGGAAG GATGGATTTTAATCGATCGCTGTGGAAATCATTTTGGTATCattcttaattatttaagaGATGGCACTGTTCCATTACCAGAAACTAACAAGGAAATTGCAGAATTGCTTGCCGAAGCCAAATACTACTGCATTACCGAGTTAGCTATTTCTTGTGAACGGGCACTATATGCTCATCAGGAGCCAAAGCCAATTTGCCGCATTCCACTTATAACTTCACAAAAGGAAGAGCAGCTTTTATTAAGTGTTTCTTTAAAGCCGGCTGTTATTCTTGTGGTTCAGCGGCAGAATAACAAGTATTCGTACACAAGTACATCAGACGACaacttattaaaaaatattgaattattTGATAAGCTTTCTTTGCGCTTTAACGAAcgaattttgtttattaaagaCGTAATTGGGCCAAGTGAAATCTGCTGCTGGTCATTTTACGGACACGGAAAAAAAGTAGCTGAAGTGTGTTGCACTTCAATAGTTTATGCAACTGACAGAAAGCATACTAAAGTTGAATTTCCGGAAGCTCGTATATACGAAGAAACGCTACAAGTCTTGCTTTATGAAAACCGCAATGCACCAGACCAAGAGCTCATGCAGGCAACGTCTTCAGCACGAGTAGGAAGTGCAAGTGGAACCAGCATTAATCAGTACACAAGCGATGAGGAAGAAGAACGCACTGGACTAGCGCGATTACGATCCAACAAGCGTAATAATCCGTCCTGA